In a single window of the Nicotiana tomentosiformis chromosome 10, ASM39032v3, whole genome shotgun sequence genome:
- the LOC138899666 gene encoding uncharacterized protein, with product MPGYAKFMKDLVIKKRSMNFETIKVTHQVSAIVHSMAPKLKDPGAFMIPCTIGSAEFAKALCDLGASINLMPYSVFKILEIGQPRPTFMRLQMAYRTMKIPLGVIENVLVRVDKFILPVDFVILDYEVNYEVLIILGRPFLATRKALCDFEAGELTFWIGDEKVAFHV from the coding sequence atgcccggttatgcaaagtttatgaaggatctcgtgataaagaagcggtcaatgaattttgaaactatcaaagtcactcatcaagtgagtgcaattgtgcactcaatggctcctaagttaaAGGATCCTGGTGCTTtcatgattccttgtacaattggaagtgccgaatttgctaaagctctttgtgatcttggggcgagtatcaatttgatgccctattcggttttcaagatcttggaaattgggcaaccaagacccacctttatgagattgcaaatggcctaTCGTACTATGAAGatacctttgggagtgattgaaaatgtcttggttcgtgttgataaattcattcttccggtggattttgtcattctagattatgAAGTTAATTATGAGGTactgattattcttggaagacctttccttgctacgaggaaggctctttgtgattttgaagccggagaactcactttttggattggtgatgaaaaagtggcaTTCCATGTGTAA